The genomic DNA ACATGTATATTACCTCTGCCGATTGGATGATTAGAAATCTTGATCATCGCATAGAAGTAACTGTTCCCATCCTTGACAAAGACATCAAAAAAATTTTAAAAGATTATCTATATCTTCAACTCAAAGATACCTGTAAAGCTCGCTTTGTTAATGGCAAGCAGCATAATCAGTATGTAACGGGTGAAGAAAAAATCGACTCTCAAATTAAGTGGTATGATTATTTGAGTAATCATTATGTATGAAAAACAGATTTGGAGTAATTGACATAGGAAGTAATGCCATCAAATGTTTTGTTGGGATGGTAGTTGAAAGAGAAGGTATTCCCCGCGTGATTCGGGAAATGTATGCACGTATTCCTATACGACTTGGTGATGATGTTTTTAGTTGGAATGAGATTCTTCCAACGACACATAAAAAAATGCAAAAGGGGATGCTGGCTTTTGCGCAATTACTTTCTCTCTGGGAAGTAGAACGATCCATCATGGTCGGCACATCTGCTATGCGAGATTCAACAAATGGTAAAGAAATCTTTAAAAATCTCTCTGAAACAATCGGTATTAAAGGAATGATCATTTCAGGAAAAGAAGAAGCCGAACTCGTGCTTAACCTTCTTAAATGGTATGAAAATCCTGATTCACAAAAAATCATATTCGACATTGGTGGTGGCAGTCTTGAAGTGAATTTCATCCAGCCAAATGGAAAGATTAGGTCCGAAAGCTTCAAGTTAGGTGCGGTGCGTTTACTAAAAAATGCTGTCGAACCTCAGGAAATAGAGAAAATGTTTTATTTTATCGAGAAACATTTGTTGCATGAGAACATTATTCCCATGGCTGTTGGTGGCAATATCGATGCTTTGAAATCTTTTTTCGGTAAAAAAAATCATGACAAACTTTATCTTGATGAAATCCAAAACGCCTTTCACAGCTTGATAAATCTCACTAAAGAAGAAAGGATTGAAAAGTTTTTCTTGCCAGCTGATAGAGCAGATGTGATTGTTCCTGCTGCCCATCTTTTTATGACCATCATGAAAAAATTCTCCCTCCCATACTTATTCATTCCCAAGGTAGGACTTTCTGATGCCGTCGCTCTAGCATTATACCAAGGCAAATATTAGCTAAGCAATTCTTCATATTTTTGAAGTAAATTTTTTACTGTTTTGTCAATGTGAAATGTTTTATTAACGTATTCATAGGCATGATGAGCAAAATATTGTGCAACTTGAGGATGATAATAATAAAATAAGATGGCTTTAGCTAGAGCATCTGGGTTTCGTGGAGGGACTTTTATACCCTGATTCATATTTTCCATCAAAGGCTCATTACCCGGGATGTCGGTAATTATGCAAGGAATTTTTAAAAACATAGCTTCGAGTACAGATTTAGTAGTAGCTTCGCCATAAATTGAGGACAATACAAAACAGTTTGAACTGGCTACGTAAATTAGAGGATTCGGTACGTGACCGATGAAAAAAACTTTGCGATGAAGGAAATTGCTTTTTATTTTTTTTTCAATGTTAGCGGTTTTTAAACCTTTTCCGATCAGAAAAGTATATATGGGAAATGTGGTTGGAATTTTTGCAAGTGCATCTATAAAATAACGCAAGCCCTTCATCTTACGTGCATTAGCAACCATAGTAATGATGAAAGCATTTTCTGGTAGATTGTATTTTAATTTGATTGGGTAAGGCGAGATATTATTATACCA from Bacteroidales bacterium includes the following:
- a CDS encoding glycosyltransferase family 4 protein, producing the protein KIISFKFKKKFSLKEINYARKILREGQFDIVHVFYSPAMINILMAARNIKTKIVLYRGYCGHIHWWDPTQYFKYLHPRVNAIWAIAPAVENLIKRNTLITSPYVFTVYKGHHPSWYNNISPYPIKLKYNLPENAFIITMVANARKMKGLRYFIDALAKIPTTFPIYTFLIGKGLKTANIEKKIKSNFLHRKVFFIGHVPNPLIYVASSNCFVLSSIYGEATTKSVLEAMFLKIPCIITDIPGNEPLMENMNQGIKVPPRNPDALAKAILFYYYHPQVAQYFAHHAYEYVNKTFHIDKTVKNLLQKYEELLS
- a CDS encoding RNA degradosome polyphosphate kinase codes for the protein MYITSADWMIRNLDHRIEVTVPILDKDIKKILKDYLYLQLKDTCKARFVNGKQHNQYVTGEEKIDSQIKWYDYLSNHYV